Proteins co-encoded in one Euleptes europaea isolate rEulEur1 chromosome 1, rEulEur1.hap1, whole genome shotgun sequence genomic window:
- the LOC130486104 gene encoding zinc finger protein 397-like, with translation MEEQDPTGPTSGVESEETWKASLATQEERTRGFVQRRTGNAVKREICEGLPWEPQRQEVLKTVESPSIDELPEKPSLWDDAEAFLASFEQVAEACWWPKEEWVARLLPALRGEAAQAFSRLQARDREDYGKVKAAILQGAAMRREKHRQHFRHFCYQEAEGPRVAYSQLQELCFQWLKVERHSKEQILELLILEQFLTVLPLEIQVWVRDCGPETCCQAVALAEEFLQKQREASRQESQVAFEEVTVSFSKAGLDPSDTEQIQLCTEPKQEDAREDSLQGSMRENENEGDPSGVSSKRGKHKELKENFWDPDRPKKQEGNDAEKTKDESSPSQDGDFWEIPSQQENRMANRKKECLEAHWGIYTEENPNPSLEFVQTLNQRRNVIECQKEHSGEKPYKCLECGKTFTQSTTLISHQRIHTGERPYTCLECGKSFNESTTLISHKRIHTGEKPYKCSECGNSFIQSSSLVSHQRIHMGEKPFMCLECGKNFCQSSQLVRHERIHTGERPYTCLECGKSFCQSTHLTSHQRIHTGEKPYKCSDCSKTFGNQSGLIKHQRIHTGQKPYICSVCGKSFNQSTHLIRHHRIHAGEIFPPEIPHTVRSSAGALF, from the exons ATGGAGGAGCAAGACCCCACAGGTCCCACCTCGGGGGTGGAATCTGAAGAGACGTGGAAAGCCTCTCTGGCCACTCAGGAGGAAAGAACAAGGGGATTTGTACAGAGAAGAACAGGCAATGCGGTGAAACGGGAGATATGCGAGGGGCTGCCCTGGGAACCCCAACGGCAAGAGGTGTTGAAGACTGTGGAGTCCCCTTCCATCGATGAGTTGCCAGAGAAGCCCTCACTGTGGGACGATGCCGAGGCCTTTCTGGCCTCCTTTGAGCAAGTGGCTGAAGCCTGTTGGTGGCCCAAGGAAGAGTGGGTGGCCCGACTCCTGCCAGCCCTCAGGGGAGAAGCGGCACAGGCCTTTAGCAGACTGCAGGCCAGAGACAGAGAGGACTACGGGAAAGTGAAGGCGGCCATCTTGCAAGGGGCCGCCATGAGGAGGGAGAAGCATCGTCAACACTTTCGGCATTTCTGTTACCAGGAGGCCGAGGGCCCAAGAGTGGCTTACAGCCAACTCCAGGAGCTTTGCTTTCAGTGGCTGAAGGTCGAGAGGCACTccaaggagcagatcctggagctcttgatcctggagcagttcctgactgTCTTGCCTCTGGAAATCCAGGTGTGGGTGAGGGACTGTGGCCCAGAGACCTGCtgccaggcggtggccctggccgaagagTTCCTTCAGAAACAGCGAGAGGCCTCGAGGCAAGAGAGCCAG GTGGCATTTGAGGAGGTGACAGTAAGTTTCTCCAAGGCAGGCCTGGATCCATCTGACACTGAGCAAATCCAGCTGTGCACAGAACCCAAACAGGAGGACGCCAGGGAAGACAGCCTTCAGG GTAGCATGAGGGAGAACGAGAATGAGGGAGACCCATCTGGGGTCTCATCAAAAAGAGGCAAACACAAAGAGTTGAAAGAGAACTTTTGGGATCCAGACAGACCGAAGAAGCAAGAGGGAAATGATGCGGAGAAAACAAAGGATGAATCCAGTCCTAGTCAAGATGGAGACTTTTGGGAAATCCCATCACAACAAGAAAACCGAATGGCTAATAGAAAGAAAGAGTGCCTTGAAGCTCACTGGGGAATCTATACAGAAGAGAATCCCAATCCAAGCTTAGAGTTTGTTCAGACCTTAAATCAGAGAAGAAATGTTATTGAATGTCAAAAGGAAcactcaggagagaaaccatacaagtgcctggagtgtggaaagaccttCACCCAGAGCACAACCCTTATTTCGCACCAAAGAATACACACAGGAGAGAGGCCATACACCTGCTTGGAGTGCGGGAAGAGTTTTAATGAGAGCACAACCCTCATTTCACACAAGaggatccacacaggggagaagccatacaaatgctcagAGTGCGGCAACAGCTTCATTCAGAGCTCAAGCCTGGtgtcacatcaaagaatccacatggGGGAGAAGCCATTCATGTGCTTAGAGTGCGGGAAGAACTTCTGTCAGAGCTCCCAACTTGTTCGGC atgagagaatccacacaggagagagacCCTACACGTGCCTGGAGTGCGGAAAGAGCTTCTGTCAGAGCACACACCTGACTTCCCACCaaagaatccacacgggagagaaaccctataaatgctcAGACTGCAGCAAGACCTTCGGTAATCAATCCGGCCTCATTAAACACCAACGAATCCACACGGGGCAGAAGCCGTATATATGCTCCGTGTGCGGGAAGAGCTTCAACCAGAGCACGCACCTTATCAGACACCACCGAATCCACGCCGGGGAGATTTTTCCACCTGAAATTCCCCATACTGTTAGGTCCTCTGCAGGAGCCCTGTTCTGA